Within Hydrogenophaga sp. PAMC20947, the genomic segment CTGACGCGTCAGTACACCCTGGCGTTCAATACCGAGGTCGGCGTGGGCAAAGGGCTGGGCAGCAAGTCCTTCCCGGTGCTCCGCAATTTCTACGGTGGTGGCCTGGGTTCCGTGCGAGGCTTTGAGCAAGGCACTCTGGGCCCAACCTCTGCGGTGATCGGCTCCACCACGGGTGAGACGGTCAATATCGGCGGCGCTCGCAACCTGGTGTTCAATGCCGAGTTCATTGGTCCGTTCCCAGGGGCCGGCAACGACCGTACCTTGCGCTGGTTTGCATTCGCTGACGTTGGCAATGTTTACGGTGAGTCCGAAAGCGTTGATCTCAGCAAGCTGCGTGCATCGGTTGGTGTGGGACTGAGCTGGATTTCTCCGATCGGTCCCCTGCGGTTTGCTTATGGCACGCCAGTCCGCAAATTCGACGGCGACAGTATTCAGAAATTCCAGTTTCAGATCGGAACCTCCTTTTGATGACGTTTATTACCCCTCGCCTCGCGACCCGTGTTGCGCTGGCTTTGGCAGCAAGTGCCTTGGCGGTATCGGCCATGGCGCAGGACTTTCGAATTGGTTTTGTGAGTACCGATCGCATTTTGCGAGAGGCCAATCAAGCCAAGTCGGCCCAGACCAAGCTTGAGCAGGAGTTCTCCAAGCGCGAGAAAGAAATCCAGAGCCAAGCGGCTCAGTTGAAGTCCGTTTCGGAAAAATTTGAGCGCGAAGCGCCCACTTTGCCTGAAGCCCAGCGTGTGACACGCCAACGCCAGCTCGTGGACCAGGATCGTGA encodes:
- a CDS encoding OmpH family outer membrane protein encodes the protein MTFITPRLATRVALALAASALAVSAMAQDFRIGFVSTDRILREANQAKSAQTKLEQEFSKREKEIQSQAAQLKSVSEKFEREAPTLPEAQRVTRQRQLVDQDRDFQRKQREFQEDLTLRKNEELQLVLERANRVIKQVAENEKYDLILQEAVYINPKHDITDKVLSGLNSTK